The Streptomyces sp. NBC_00286 nucleotide sequence CCGTTGCCGAGCGTGCACAACGATTCGCGCAACCGCTCGGCGGCGGGGTCGTATCCCTCGTATTCCCAGGTCCACTCCGACATCCGTCGCCCTCGCCTTCTCCCGTCACGAGATGTGCAGGAACGTGCGACGCGCGCCGGAGTTCAGACCCGCTGCGGGACGACGGCCACCGGGCACTCGGCGTGATGCAGCAGGGCATGGGCAGCCCTGCCGAGCTGCAGACCGAAGTGGCCGTGCCGCCTCAGCGCACCCACAACCACCAGGTCGGCGTCGGCCGAGGCGTCCAGGAGGGCCTTGTGGGCGGGGCCTTCGACGGCTTGGCGCCGCACTTCGACCTGCGGGTGATTCCGTTCGGCGTCGCGCAGTGCGTCGGTGAGGAGAGTGGAGGCCCGTTCCTCGTGGGCACGTGCGGCATCATCGGCGATCAGAGGGCTGTCCACGTGCTCGTGGGCGGGGCGGCGCCAGGCCCGTACGGCCTTGAGTGCGCAGCCGCGTGCCTCGGCCTCGTGGAAGGCGAACCGCAGCGCAGCCGAGCCCTCGGTGGAGTCGCCGACGCCGACCACGACCCGGCCGAAGGAGCCTTGCCGGTTCCGCTCCCCACCGCGGACCACGACGACCGGGCAGGCGGCACGGACGGCCACCGTGAGGCTGACCGAGCCCAGCAGCATCCCGGCGACCTCGCCGCGGCCGCGGGACCCCGTGACCAGGGCAGAGGATTCATGTGCCGCGTGCAGCAGCACGGACACAGCGTCGTCGGGCAGCACGTCGCTCGACACCTTCACCTCTGGGTTGCGCAGCCGGGCGCGTTCCGCGCAGGACGCGATGATGTGCTCGGCCATGACCTCTTCCGCTGGGCGGTCGGTGCTGAAGGACGGGCGGCTTCCCTCGTACCGCTCCCAGAGAGAGGCGTAGACGAGGCGCAAGGGCAGCCCGAGGCGCGCAGCCTCGTCCATCGCCCAGTCCACGGCTTGCAGGCTGGACTCCGATCCGTCGACACCTACGACCAGCGGGAGCTCCATGGTCCCTACCGCCTTCCTGCCCGGCCACCGCGAAGGCCCCCTGTGAATACCGTCGCACCGCCCCGGGGCCATCGCGACACGTGGCCGGACTCTCGCAGGGAGGTCTCGGCCCGGGTTGCACCATGCCGATTTGCGACGATCGTGGAGTCATGTGGCCGGGAGCACAGCGCTCGGTGCCACTCGGTATCGCCGCCACTGCCTTCGCGCTGGCCTGGGTCCGTGCCTGGTGAGACGTCCGTGCCCCGATACGAGCCCGCCTCTCGAGGTCATGGAGAAGGGAAGGCCATTGTGGTTGCGAGGACCGGCGTCTTCGGCGCCCTGACCAAGGAACATCGCGAGCAGCTCATGTCCCTCGCTCACGAGGTGTCGTTCGAGATCGACGAGCGCATCTTCAACGAGGGCGGCAAGGCCGACCGCTTCTGGATCATCCACACGGGCACCGTCGCTCTCGACCTGCACGTGCCCGGCCGCCGCGCAGCGGTCGTCGACACCCTCGGGGCCGGGGAACTGCTGGGCTGGTCATGGTTCGTCCCTCCCCACCACTGGCACCTGGGTGCCCAGGCCAGCAGCCCGGTGCGCGCCTACGAGTTCGACGCGGCCGCGGTCCGTGAGCTGTGCGGCAAGAACCCGGAACTGCAGCACGAAATGTGCACCTATGTCGCCGGAGTGATCGCAGCCCGGCTCAGGTCCGACCGGGTGCGACTGCTCGACCTGTACGCGCCCTACGGCGCAGGCGAAGTGCCCTGACGAGGCGAGACGAGGAGGTCCGAAGTGCCTGAGACCCCGCACATCGTGAGCGATGTGATGACGCATACGGTCGTGGCCGTCGGACGCGACGCCCCCTTCAAGGAGATCGTCCGGACCATGGAGCAGTGGAAGGTCAGTGCCATGCCGGTGCTGGAGGGAGAAGGGCGCGTCATCGGCGTCGTCTCCGAGGCCGACCTGCTGCCCAAGGAGGAGTTCCGCGACAGCGACCCGAGCCTTTCCGAGCAACGTCGGCGCCTGTCCGACGTCGTCAAGGCCGGGGCAGTGACGGCGGAGGAGCTCATGAGCACCCCCGCCATCACGGTCCACCCCGACGCCACCTTGACCCAGGCGGCCAGGATCATGGCCGTCAGGCACGTCAAACGGCTGCCCGTGATCGACGACATCGGCATGCTCCAGGGCATCGTCAGCCGCGCCGACCTGCTGAAGGTCTTCCTGCGGTCGGACGCGGAAATCGAGGAGGAGGTCCGCCGCACCGTGGTGTCCTACCTTTTCCCGGCCTTCAGCCACGCCATCCACGTGAACGTGCACGAGGGCGTCGTCACCCTCCGCGGACACATCCAGGACACCTCGCTGATCTCGGTTGCCGTGCGCCTCGTGCGCGCAGTGGAGGGCGTGGTGGACGTCGAGCCCCACCTCACCGGTGAGTCCACCACTCCGGCCGGACCGAGGGGCGAGCGGTGAAAGGTCGCCCCAGTCGTACGTACCGAGCGGGGAGGAGTGGCCGGCGCTCCTCCCTCATTGCTCGGCCGAACTAATACGGCGCCCCGTGATGCGCGTGGGCTGGATCGACACCCACATCTCGCGTTCACCGCCTGGCCACGGCGTGGTGTGGGCGCGATCGACCAGCTCGCGCATGGCGTCAGGGTCGGTAACCTCACGCGCGGGTCCGACGACGAGCACGCTCCAGCCCTGGCTCATGGCTTCGTCGACGTGGTCGACCTCGAAGGCGACTTCCGATCCCACGGCCGCGGCCGGGACCGAGTCCGGCGCGGTCCGGAACGCGATCGCGTCGTCGACGACCTCGTAGTTCACCGGAACCACCGCCGGGCCGTGCGCTGTCGACACCGCGACGCGCCCCACGCCGTGTGTGGACATCAGGGTGCGGCATTCGTCGGGGTGGAGGTCGAGCAGGCGAGGGTGCAGGAGCGCCTGGCCCAGGCCAGGCGGCAGATCGATGCCGCCTCCGCGCAGAGCGGCGGTGGTGGTGCCCAGCGCATCGGCCAGGCCGATAAGAGTGGCAACGGTCGGGTCGGCAGGCTGTTCTTCGAGGTATGCCAGGTATTCCGGTGCCATTCTGGCGCGGCGGGCTGTCTCTTCCCGGGTCAGTCCTTGGCGTGTGCGTTCGGTGGCAACGCGGCGGCCGATGTCACCGGGATTGGGCGGCCTGCTCGGCGGGGTTCCGCGGGGCTCGGCACTTCTCTGCCCGCCTGCCTGGTCCGTACGTGGCCGGGAAGGCTCGTGTGCGCTCCCGGGCCCGTGCTCGATGTGACGGATGTGTGCGTCGGGCCCGGGAAAGACGAGGGTCACCTCATCCGTGTCCGACCAGCGCACATCGTAGGGAGGCGTTCCATCCTCGTGGTGGAGTCCGACAATCTCGCCTTCGCGCCTGGTGGCGCCGGTGGCAGGGCTCTTCACCACGAGTTGATCGCCGAGTTGAGCTCGCATGATCGCCGCCGTTTCCGCAGAATGCTGCTGTAACCCAACGTCCCCCGCGCGGCGTGCCGCCGCACGGGACGAGAACCTCCGTGATCCGGGTGGCCGGACGGCCGGTCCGGCGCCGCCCCATCCCCTGGCCACTGGCTGTCTCCGCCCGGAAGGGAGAGGCGACATGCACCACCGTACGGTCGAGGAGCTCATGACCCGAGATGTCGTGCGAGCACGGCGCGACATGCCGTTCAAGGAGATCGTGAAACTGCTCGCGGACAACGACGTCACCGCCGTACCCGTGGCGACGAACTCGACCGCCCCGTCGGCGTGGAGTCCGAGGCCGACCTGCTGCGCAAGTCCTCCGCCCAGGCCGACCCGTCCGGCCTGACACCGGTTCCGCATCTGGAGGCGTGGGAGCGTGCCAAGGCCGAAGGCGCCAGGGCCGAAGAGCTGATGTCGGCTCCCGCCGTGTGCGCGCGTCCGGAGTGGACCGCGGTCGAGGCGGCTCGCCTCATGGCGGTCCAGAACGTCAAGCGACTGCCCGTGGTGGACGAGACGGACCGGCTGCAGGGCATCGTCAGCCGCGGTGACCTGCTGAGGATCTTCCTGCGCCGTGACGACGCCATCCGCGACGAGATCACGGGGGACCTGCTGCGGGGGACCCTGGGACCTATCGCCTCGGACGTGACGGTCGAGGTTCGCGAAGGGCACGTGAGCCTCGGTGGATCCGTCAAGGTCAGGAGCCTGATCCCGGTGATCGAGCGGCTGTGCAGGAGCGTTGACGGCGTGGTCTCTGTCGCCGAGCACATCGCGCACCGCCCGGACGCCTCCCAGAATTCGGCAAAGGACAACAGCTAAGGCATCGCAGGAACTGGCTAGGAGCAACGGGGGCTGCTCCCGTCCTTGGCTCAGCCGGCGATCTCGATGCGACGCGCCTTGGCTTTCTCGGCTTTCGGGACGCGGACGGTGAGAACCCCGTTGGTCAGCTCGGCGCTGATGTGTTCGGTGTCCGAGTTCGGCGGCAGACTCGTGCGGTAGTCGAACTCCCCGACGTGGCGGGCGCGCCGCCGGACCACGCCGGTGCGTTCCTTCTCCTTGATCTCGCCGTGGACATCGATCTCGGAGTCGGTGACCTCCACGGTGATGTCGTCCTTGTCCACACCGGGAAGCTCCAGCTCCACCAGGTACGCGTCCTCGGTGTCCTCGATGTCCGCCAGCGGCGCCCATGCCCCGGCTGTGCCGAGTTCGGCGCCGCCGGGAAAGGCGGACTGCATGAGACGGTCCATGCGAGTGTGCAGGTCCTCAAGTTCGCGGATGGGGTCCCATGCGGGGAGAGTGCCCCTCCCATGGTGATGGTGCGCGGGCAGCGTCATCGGTCATCCTCCTTGCATCTGATCCGGCAACGGCCAGCCGGTCTCCGGGTGGTCCCTGCGCCCGGCGGCGGCCGCGCCGATGCCCTCGATGTCGCGCTCGGCAACGTTCACCAGCTGCCGGCCGAGGTCGTGCAGGGCCCTGCCCGCCGCCAGCTCGTCACCGATCTCCGGCACGTCCATGTCCGCCGGGTTCCTGTGCGCGGCCCCGTGCCCGGTGAGCTCCGTGGTCCCGGTGTCCAGCACCACACGTGCCTTGGTCGTTCCCTCTTCCTCGAAGAGGTAGAGGCGAACCTTCCATTCCACGGTATGCGGCATCGCTGCCCTCCTCATCTCGGTTGGGAGCGCTGTGATCCGGTTGCGCTCCACTCGTGGTTGCGCAGGTTGGCGAATGA carries:
- a CDS encoding DUF1876 domain-containing protein, yielding MPHTVEWKVRLYLFEEEGTTKARVVLDTGTTELTGHGAAHRNPADMDVPEIGDELAAGRALHDLGRQLVNVAERDIEGIGAAAAGRRDHPETGWPLPDQMQGG
- a CDS encoding Hsp20/alpha crystallin family protein is translated as MTLPAHHHHGRGTLPAWDPIRELEDLHTRMDRLMQSAFPGGAELGTAGAWAPLADIEDTEDAYLVELELPGVDKDDITVEVTDSEIDVHGEIKEKERTGVVRRRARHVGEFDYRTSLPPNSDTEHISAELTNGVLTVRVPKAEKAKARRIEIAG
- a CDS encoding DUF1918 domain-containing protein, which gives rise to MRAQLGDQLVVKSPATGATRREGEIVGLHHEDGTPPYDVRWSDTDEVTLVFPGPDAHIRHIEHGPGSAHEPSRPRTDQAGGQRSAEPRGTPPSRPPNPGDIGRRVATERTRQGLTREETARRARMAPEYLAYLEEQPADPTVATLIGLADALGTTTAALRGGGIDLPPGLGQALLHPRLLDLHPDECRTLMSTHGVGRVAVSTAHGPAVVPVNYEVVDDAIAFRTAPDSVPAAAVGSEVAFEVDHVDEAMSQGWSVLVVGPAREVTDPDAMRELVDRAHTTPWPGGEREMWVSIQPTRITGRRISSAEQ
- a CDS encoding CBS domain-containing protein; the protein is MPETPHIVSDVMTHTVVAVGRDAPFKEIVRTMEQWKVSAMPVLEGEGRVIGVVSEADLLPKEEFRDSDPSLSEQRRRLSDVVKAGAVTAEELMSTPAITVHPDATLTQAARIMAVRHVKRLPVIDDIGMLQGIVSRADLLKVFLRSDAEIEEEVRRTVVSYLFPAFSHAIHVNVHEGVVTLRGHIQDTSLISVAVRLVRAVEGVVDVEPHLTGESTTPAGPRGER
- a CDS encoding universal stress protein, which translates into the protein MELPLVVGVDGSESSLQAVDWAMDEAARLGLPLRLVYASLWERYEGSRPSFSTDRPAEEVMAEHIIASCAERARLRNPEVKVSSDVLPDDAVSVLLHAAHESSALVTGSRGRGEVAGMLLGSVSLTVAVRAACPVVVVRGGERNRQGSFGRVVVGVGDSTEGSAALRFAFHEAEARGCALKAVRAWRRPAHEHVDSPLIADDAARAHEERASTLLTDALRDAERNHPQVEVRRQAVEGPAHKALLDASADADLVVVGALRRHGHFGLQLGRAAHALLHHAECPVAVVPQRV
- a CDS encoding Crp/Fnr family transcriptional regulator; translated protein: MSLAHEVSFEIDERIFNEGGKADRFWIIHTGTVALDLHVPGRRAAVVDTLGAGELLGWSWFVPPHHWHLGAQASSPVRAYEFDAAAVRELCGKNPELQHEMCTYVAGVIAARLRSDRVRLLDLYAPYGAGEVP